The following are encoded in a window of Salinibacter ruber DSM 13855 genomic DNA:
- the recA gene encoding recombinase RecA produces the protein MSDKDGEAKEKALDLAVEQIQRDHGEGAIMRLSDDPNQEVEAIPTGSLALDDALGIGGVPRGRITEIFGPESSGKTTLAAHVVAEAQKLGGTCAFVDAEHAFDPNYAEQLGVDTDELLISQPDTGEQALNITDTLVRSGALDVIVIDSVSALVPQAELEGDMGDTHVGLQARLMSQALRKLAGTINRTKTALIFINQIRMKIGVMFGNPETTSGGRALKFYSSVRMDIRRIGAVKDGQDVVGNRTRVKVKKNKVAPPFKEAEFDLIYGEGISSLGEIIDLGTEYDILQKRGSWYSYQDETIAQGRENTKEWLEENDEQRDEIKSALRGEIGLATVDEDSEEDEEEAEAAAEEA, from the coding sequence ATGTCAGACAAGGACGGAGAAGCAAAAGAAAAGGCCCTCGACCTCGCCGTTGAGCAAATTCAACGGGACCACGGCGAGGGGGCAATCATGCGTCTCAGCGACGATCCCAACCAGGAGGTGGAGGCGATTCCGACGGGCTCCCTCGCGCTCGACGACGCGTTGGGGATCGGGGGGGTCCCCCGTGGGCGCATCACCGAAATCTTCGGGCCCGAGTCCTCCGGCAAGACGACCCTCGCAGCCCACGTTGTTGCGGAGGCCCAGAAGCTTGGCGGGACGTGCGCGTTCGTGGACGCCGAGCACGCGTTCGATCCGAACTACGCCGAGCAGCTCGGGGTGGACACGGACGAGCTTCTGATTTCGCAGCCGGACACCGGCGAGCAGGCCCTCAACATCACGGACACGCTGGTGCGCAGTGGGGCGCTCGACGTGATTGTCATCGACTCTGTGTCGGCGCTCGTGCCGCAGGCAGAACTGGAGGGGGACATGGGCGACACCCATGTCGGCCTGCAGGCCCGCCTCATGAGCCAAGCCCTCCGCAAGCTGGCGGGCACCATCAACCGCACGAAGACGGCCTTGATTTTCATCAACCAGATCCGAATGAAGATCGGGGTGATGTTCGGGAACCCGGAGACGACCTCCGGCGGCCGCGCGCTGAAGTTCTACTCGTCGGTCCGCATGGACATTCGCCGGATTGGGGCCGTCAAGGACGGGCAGGATGTCGTGGGCAATCGCACGCGCGTGAAGGTGAAGAAGAATAAGGTGGCGCCTCCGTTCAAGGAGGCGGAGTTTGACCTGATCTACGGGGAGGGCATCTCGTCGCTCGGAGAGATTATTGACCTGGGCACGGAGTACGACATTCTCCAGAAGCGTGGGTCCTGGTACTCGTACCAGGACGAAACCATCGCCCAGGGACGTGAAAACACGAAAGAGTGGCTGGAGGAAAACGACGAGCAGCGTGACGAGATCAAGTCGGCTCTGCGTGGGGAAATTGGGCTTGCAACGGTCGACGAGGACTCCGAGGAGGACGAAGAAGAGGCCGAAGCCGCCGCCGAGGAAGCGTAG
- a CDS encoding response regulator, with protein MTSSETPRILAVEDNSETQLLLEHLLKGSYETEVVAGVEAALAAVEETPFEVLLLDINLSEDQTGTDLLHLIRERDGMGQVPAIALTAYAMPGDREDFLEKGFDEYVSKPFTRDDLTEAIESTLNPA; from the coding sequence ATGACTTCATCGGAGACTCCCCGCATTCTGGCCGTAGAGGACAACTCAGAGACCCAACTCTTGTTGGAGCACCTGCTCAAGGGATCCTACGAAACCGAAGTAGTAGCCGGCGTCGAGGCGGCCCTTGCTGCCGTAGAAGAAACGCCCTTTGAGGTCCTGCTCCTCGACATCAACCTCAGTGAGGACCAGACCGGGACGGATCTGCTTCACCTCATCCGGGAGCGTGACGGCATGGGCCAGGTTCCCGCAATCGCGCTTACGGCCTACGCCATGCCGGGCGACCGCGAGGACTTTCTCGAAAAAGGCTTCGACGAGTACGTCAGCAAGCCCTTCACCCGAGACGACCTTACGGAAGCGATCGAAAGCACCCTAAATCCGGCGTAG
- a CDS encoding glycerophosphodiester phosphodiesterase family protein, with the protein MSAHRGGPDTGFPENALSTFRHALTHGPALLETDVRMTRDSVLVLMHDATLDRTTTGRDSVRAHTLEELRSLQLVTNSGTPTHFEIPTLPEALAWADGRTALQLDVKDNVPRSRVAASLRQHDALDQALVITYTLEDARWYHQRLPNLILSVSAETSEEANALVRAVDPSRLLGWVGIGAVADGPAEVFSKNEVPISVGTFGETDQQARSQGLIVYHRLFDRGVDVISTDETALASQAAATYDLQTSN; encoded by the coding sequence GTGAGTGCCCACCGGGGCGGGCCGGACACGGGCTTCCCCGAGAATGCGCTCTCAACCTTCCGTCACGCGTTAACCCACGGGCCGGCTCTCCTGGAGACCGACGTGCGGATGACCAGGGATAGCGTGCTCGTGTTGATGCACGACGCGACCCTCGACCGGACAACGACGGGACGGGACTCCGTCCGGGCTCACACGCTGGAGGAGCTCCGCTCCCTCCAACTGGTTACCAACAGCGGCACCCCAACTCATTTCGAGATTCCAACGCTCCCGGAGGCGCTGGCCTGGGCGGACGGACGAACTGCTCTCCAGCTGGACGTGAAAGACAACGTGCCCCGTTCTCGGGTTGCAGCGTCCCTCCGACAACACGATGCCCTCGATCAGGCGCTGGTCATCACCTATACGTTGGAGGACGCCCGGTGGTATCACCAGCGTCTGCCGAACCTCATCCTCTCGGTCTCGGCGGAAACCAGCGAGGAGGCCAACGCCCTGGTTCGGGCAGTCGACCCCTCGCGCCTGCTCGGGTGGGTTGGGATCGGAGCGGTTGCCGACGGCCCCGCCGAGGTGTTTTCGAAGAACGAGGTTCCAATCTCCGTCGGGACCTTCGGGGAAACCGACCAGCAGGCACGCAGCCAGGGACTCATCGTGTACCACCGCCTGTTTGATCGGGGGGTCGACGTGATCTCTACCGACGAAACCGCCCTTGCCAGCCAGGCGGCCGCCACCTACGACCTCCAGACATCCAACTGA
- a CDS encoding DUF4835 family protein, producing MVRIPAAVWGLAVLGTLLLASPADGQELRCRVQIDDSQISGAESEFDFLDDLERQIREYMNQRSWTDDAFLPHERISCSMQIVLQESISLSEFRARLVVTTRRPIYGTSQSSVVARVNDPEWRFEYSRGSSLNHDLDRYDPLTSVLDFYAYLILGYDYDTFSPLGGTPFFDRAQTVADQAEGSGDPGWSSVGTQQTRVQLLSNLRAQRHEPLRRVYYKYHRKGLDRFVQETEAARKTLMEVLRTLRTLRDRLSQSYALNLFFATKNQELTAIFEESDLEGQAQGLLVQMDPSHSSQYNRLAE from the coding sequence GTGGTTCGAATTCCGGCGGCTGTGTGGGGACTTGCCGTCCTGGGGACGCTTCTGCTCGCGTCTCCGGCTGACGGACAGGAATTGCGCTGCCGCGTCCAGATTGACGACTCGCAGATTAGCGGGGCCGAATCGGAGTTTGACTTTCTCGACGATCTTGAACGCCAAATCCGGGAGTACATGAACCAACGCTCCTGGACCGACGATGCGTTTCTGCCCCACGAGCGCATTTCCTGCTCGATGCAAATTGTCCTTCAAGAGTCGATTAGTCTGTCCGAGTTTCGGGCCCGGCTCGTCGTCACGACCCGGCGCCCCATTTACGGGACCTCGCAGTCTTCGGTCGTCGCCCGTGTGAACGACCCAGAGTGGCGCTTCGAGTACAGTCGGGGCTCGTCCCTCAACCACGATCTCGACCGGTACGACCCGCTGACGTCGGTGCTCGACTTCTACGCCTATCTGATCCTCGGGTACGACTACGATACGTTCAGTCCGCTCGGCGGAACGCCCTTCTTCGACCGGGCACAGACCGTGGCCGATCAGGCCGAGGGAAGTGGAGACCCGGGCTGGTCCTCGGTGGGGACCCAACAGACCCGTGTGCAGCTTCTTTCGAACCTGCGCGCCCAGCGCCACGAGCCCCTGCGTCGGGTGTACTACAAGTACCACCGAAAGGGCCTGGATCGGTTCGTGCAGGAGACCGAAGCGGCCCGAAAAACCCTGATGGAGGTGCTCCGGACGCTCCGGACGCTCCGCGACCGTCTGTCGCAATCCTATGCCCTGAACCTCTTTTTTGCGACGAAAAACCAGGAGTTAACCGCAATCTTCGAGGAGAGTGATCTTGAAGGGCAGGCGCAGGGGCTACTCGTCCAAATGGACCCCTCCCACTCCTCGCAGTACAACCGTCTTGCGGAGTGA
- a CDS encoding phosphatase PAP2 family protein — translation MAVRRCLHGSIWPLLVILMHVGGHEAARAQPSHPSPESASARFCGAAPDRPLDVRGLALLYCTTQPALTGGLWGAHRSARPVFYGAVPFAWGGAVLTESPAARAAAYRLTLTQGLTYGVVVGAKHVVGRPRPYVHRPLKARADRHRPPAPGDAYLSFPSGHASLSAALVTSWGLSYPRWYVVGPGALWAAGVALSRVHLGVHYPSDVLVGTVLGTGIALLVHQLRRAVTPAPLRASSDLSFGPPLVLRVTF, via the coding sequence ATGGCCGTCCGACGGTGCCTGCACGGATCGATCTGGCCGCTGCTCGTCATCCTGATGCACGTGGGGGGGCACGAGGCGGCCCGGGCACAGCCCTCGCACCCCTCGCCGGAATCTGCTAGCGCCCGCTTCTGTGGGGCGGCTCCCGACCGCCCCCTCGATGTACGCGGCCTTGCGCTTCTCTACTGCACGACGCAGCCGGCGCTCACGGGCGGGTTGTGGGGGGCGCACCGATCGGCCCGTCCCGTGTTCTACGGGGCCGTCCCGTTTGCCTGGGGGGGCGCGGTGCTCACTGAATCCCCCGCCGCGCGGGCTGCCGCCTACCGGTTGACCCTCACCCAAGGGCTCACGTATGGGGTTGTGGTTGGGGCCAAGCACGTGGTGGGGCGCCCCCGCCCGTACGTCCATCGGCCGTTGAAGGCGCGCGCCGATCGTCACCGACCGCCGGCCCCCGGAGATGCATACCTCTCGTTCCCGTCCGGGCATGCGTCCCTCTCGGCGGCCCTCGTGACCTCCTGGGGGCTGTCGTATCCGCGATGGTACGTCGTGGGCCCCGGTGCGCTCTGGGCGGCGGGCGTGGCGCTAAGCCGGGTGCATCTTGGGGTGCACTATCCCAGCGACGTACTGGTCGGAACTGTTTTGGGGACGGGAATTGCCCTGCTCGTTCATCAACTCCGCCGCGCGGTGACACCTGCCCCGCTCCGGGCCTCTTCCGACTTGTCGTTCGGCCCTCCTCTGGTCCTGCGGGTCACCTTTTGA
- the dinB gene encoding DNA polymerase IV, which yields MSGYDPDGTSGNDTEKDARRIVHVDMDAFYAQIEQRDFPDRYAGKPIAVGGDPPRGVVQTASYEARPYGVHSAQPAVEADRKCPDLIFVSPRMDVYQEESKRIRKILRRYTDLVEPLSLDEAYLDVTEPKTGRPSGTLIARRLRAEIYEETGLTASAGVGPGKFVAKVASDLDKPDGLTVVRPDEQMEFIAQLPIEKFHGIGPVTAAKMQELGIQTGADLQETPERTLIHHFGKRGRHFKTLAVGTDDRPVQPDRDRKSVGAERTFPEDIARAETMLDRLSPIAERVAQRLRQANRKGRTVTLKLKSHDHQVSTRQTTVDRPLRAEDALMTITERLLRRPHPPDEPVRLLGISVSSLTDEERAGGQLEFDFRP from the coding sequence ATGAGCGGCTACGACCCCGACGGCACGTCTGGCAATGACACGGAGAAAGACGCCCGTCGAATCGTCCACGTGGACATGGACGCGTTCTACGCCCAGATCGAGCAACGCGACTTTCCCGACCGGTACGCCGGAAAACCGATTGCGGTCGGGGGCGACCCTCCGAGAGGTGTCGTCCAGACGGCGAGCTACGAGGCCCGGCCCTACGGCGTGCACTCGGCGCAGCCGGCGGTGGAGGCCGACCGGAAGTGCCCCGACCTTATTTTCGTGTCCCCCCGCATGGACGTGTACCAGGAGGAGTCGAAGCGCATTCGAAAGATCCTTCGGCGGTATACCGATCTGGTCGAGCCGCTTTCGCTGGACGAGGCGTACCTGGACGTGACGGAGCCCAAGACGGGGCGCCCGTCGGGCACCTTGATTGCTCGCCGCCTCCGGGCCGAAATCTACGAGGAGACGGGGCTCACCGCCTCTGCGGGGGTGGGGCCCGGCAAGTTTGTCGCGAAAGTAGCCTCCGACCTGGACAAACCGGACGGGCTCACCGTGGTTCGTCCCGACGAGCAGATGGAGTTCATTGCCCAACTGCCGATTGAGAAGTTTCACGGGATCGGGCCGGTCACCGCGGCGAAGATGCAGGAGCTGGGCATTCAGACCGGGGCCGACCTGCAAGAGACCCCGGAGCGAACACTCATCCATCACTTTGGCAAGCGGGGGCGCCACTTTAAGACGCTCGCGGTGGGAACCGATGACCGGCCCGTTCAGCCCGATCGGGACCGCAAGTCCGTGGGGGCCGAACGAACCTTCCCGGAAGACATTGCCCGGGCGGAAACGATGCTGGACCGGCTGTCTCCAATCGCCGAGAGGGTGGCCCAACGTCTTCGACAAGCGAACCGGAAGGGACGAACCGTGACCCTCAAGCTCAAGAGCCACGACCACCAGGTGTCTACCCGACAGACGACGGTAGACCGCCCCCTTCGTGCGGAGGACGCGCTCATGACCATCACGGAACGTCTTCTGCGTCGCCCCCACCCTCCGGACGAGCCGGTTCGGCTTCTGGGGATTAGCGTTTCCTCGCTCACCGACGAGGAGAGGGCGGGCGGGCAGCTGGAATTTGACTTCCGTCCGTAA
- a CDS encoding DUF1015 domain-containing protein has translation MATVHPFRAVRPRPQHFEEIASVPYDVVDTSEARDRAEGKPRSFLHVARPEIDLAPERDLYDDAVYEQGAVNLRRFVEADYTVREEAPTVYVYRLVMDGREQTGVFGGVSVAEYDEGTIVKHEETRPAKEDDRTRHILAQQAHAEPVMLTYRDDETIHSLVSDVQAQDPLYDFEAEDGVRHTVWKAPAPSPLVEAFQNVEHLYIADGHHRCKAASRAAATLRQSEEAEADVPGYEMFTAVLFPMSHMHIMAYNRIVHELPTSPRDFLEQLARDFEVTRNVDDPVPAQKGLVCLYLDGAWHRLALPEPEGDRVVDRLDVSRLSEHLLEPRLGISDQRRDPNIDFVGGIRGTDALEARVESGAAQLAISMYPTHIEELVAVSDEGSLMPPKSTWFEPKLRSGLLVHDFAEDVPDDASGAPAA, from the coding sequence ATGGCCACTGTGCATCCGTTTCGGGCCGTGCGCCCCCGTCCTCAACACTTCGAAGAAATTGCGTCGGTGCCGTACGACGTCGTCGATACGTCCGAGGCGCGCGACCGGGCCGAAGGGAAGCCGCGGAGCTTTCTGCACGTGGCCCGGCCCGAGATTGACCTGGCCCCGGAGCGGGATCTCTACGATGACGCCGTGTACGAACAGGGGGCCGTCAATTTGCGCCGGTTTGTGGAGGCGGACTACACGGTGCGGGAGGAGGCCCCCACCGTCTACGTGTACCGCCTCGTGATGGACGGCCGCGAGCAGACGGGCGTGTTCGGGGGCGTGTCGGTCGCCGAATACGACGAGGGCACCATCGTGAAGCATGAAGAGACGCGCCCCGCCAAAGAAGATGACCGGACCCGGCACATCCTCGCGCAGCAGGCCCACGCCGAGCCCGTCATGCTGACGTACCGCGACGACGAGACGATTCATTCGCTCGTGTCGGACGTGCAGGCACAGGACCCGCTGTACGATTTTGAGGCGGAGGATGGCGTACGGCACACGGTGTGGAAGGCCCCGGCGCCGAGCCCGCTCGTCGAGGCGTTTCAGAACGTCGAGCACCTCTACATCGCAGACGGACACCATCGGTGCAAGGCGGCCAGCCGGGCCGCGGCGACACTGCGCCAATCAGAGGAGGCCGAGGCGGACGTCCCCGGGTACGAGATGTTCACCGCGGTCCTCTTTCCCATGAGTCACATGCACATCATGGCCTACAACCGGATCGTCCACGAGCTGCCCACTTCTCCCCGTGACTTTTTGGAGCAGCTGGCCCGCGACTTCGAGGTGACCCGCAACGTGGACGACCCGGTGCCGGCCCAGAAGGGGCTCGTGTGCCTGTATCTGGACGGGGCCTGGCACCGATTGGCCCTGCCGGAGCCGGAAGGCGACCGGGTGGTCGACCGGCTGGACGTGTCGCGCCTGAGCGAGCACCTGCTGGAGCCTCGGCTCGGCATCAGCGATCAGCGGCGGGACCCCAACATCGACTTCGTCGGCGGCATTCGGGGGACGGATGCGCTGGAGGCCCGGGTGGAGAGTGGGGCGGCCCAGCTGGCCATCAGCATGTACCCGACCCACATTGAGGAGTTGGTGGCGGTCTCGGACGAGGGGAGCTTGATGCCCCCGAAGTCCACCTGGTTCGAGCCCAAGCTTCGGAGCGGGCTGCTGGTGCACGACTTCGCCGAAGACGTGCCCGACGACGCGTCGGGGGCGCCCGCGGCCTAG
- the rnr gene encoding ribonuclease R, with amino-acid sequence MLAFLQEHPNDAHRSHEIANGLGIEDNETYLQFCDVLAEMTAQQLVERDGRKYKTKATTRQHTGVLQCHDKGFGFVQATDQDEEFFIREANMGEALHGDLVRVAVAARAPEDKKRECEVLEVVERRCTEVVGTFHHRSDFAFVEPDDQRILQDVYVAPDAFSGAKDGEKVMVSIDRFDDRKASPEGRILRVIGPSDDPNVRVLSLAMSMDVKADFPDEVEAEAESIPVKIPEDEIERRRDLRDKPVFTIDPVDAKDFDDAVHVEELDNGNYEVGVHIADVSHYVEPDTAIDAEALERGTSVYLVDRTIPMLPEKLSNKVCSLRPHEDKLAFSILMELTTEGDVVDYEICETVIHSKERLTYDRAQDYIEGGYPDDKMAADVVQANRLAKTITRRRMQEGAIDFGSDEVNVILDDDGTPTNIVRKERLQANRLIEEFMLLANRTVAKHIAAPEHVDRHRSNGTDEPLPFVYRVHDSPDSEEIQQLAEYVRVFDHELPLTDGNARSSDLGALIDEVQGQPEEQVIVRAALRAMSKAEYAVGNIGHYGLGFDYYSHFTSPIRRYPDLMVHRLLKRYAKGGSPADIEDLAARCEHCSEQERNAEEAERESVKLKQVEYVKNHVGEEFDGVVSGVTKFGVFVEITDLLVEGLVHVREMNDYYVYDESTYTLRGENNGTSYRPGDSVRVEVASASVEDREIDLLFVE; translated from the coding sequence ATCCTCGCCTTTCTGCAAGAACATCCCAACGACGCCCACCGCTCCCACGAGATCGCGAACGGGCTCGGCATTGAGGACAATGAAACCTACCTCCAGTTCTGCGACGTGCTCGCAGAGATGACCGCCCAGCAGCTCGTGGAGCGCGACGGCCGAAAATACAAGACCAAGGCCACCACGCGCCAGCACACCGGTGTCCTCCAGTGTCACGACAAGGGCTTTGGCTTCGTCCAGGCCACGGATCAGGACGAAGAGTTCTTCATCCGGGAGGCGAACATGGGAGAAGCCCTCCACGGGGATCTCGTTCGCGTGGCCGTGGCCGCCCGGGCGCCGGAAGACAAAAAGCGCGAGTGTGAAGTCCTTGAGGTGGTCGAGCGGCGCTGCACCGAGGTGGTCGGCACCTTTCACCACCGCAGCGACTTCGCCTTCGTGGAGCCGGACGACCAGCGCATCCTGCAGGACGTCTACGTCGCGCCGGATGCGTTCAGCGGCGCGAAGGACGGCGAAAAGGTCATGGTGTCCATCGACCGGTTCGACGACCGGAAGGCCTCCCCCGAAGGGCGCATTCTCCGGGTCATCGGCCCGTCGGACGACCCGAACGTGCGGGTTCTGTCCCTCGCCATGAGCATGGACGTGAAGGCCGACTTCCCCGACGAGGTGGAGGCCGAGGCCGAGAGCATTCCCGTGAAGATTCCCGAGGATGAGATTGAGCGCCGTCGCGACCTGCGCGACAAGCCGGTCTTTACGATCGACCCGGTCGACGCCAAGGACTTCGACGACGCCGTCCACGTCGAGGAGCTCGACAACGGCAACTACGAGGTGGGCGTCCACATCGCGGACGTGAGCCACTACGTCGAGCCCGACACGGCCATCGACGCGGAGGCGCTGGAGCGCGGCACGAGCGTGTACCTCGTGGACCGCACCATCCCCATGCTTCCCGAGAAGCTCTCGAACAAGGTCTGCTCCCTGCGGCCCCACGAGGACAAGCTCGCCTTCTCCATCTTGATGGAGCTGACGACGGAGGGCGACGTGGTGGACTACGAGATTTGCGAAACGGTCATCCACTCGAAGGAGCGCCTCACCTACGACCGTGCTCAAGACTACATCGAGGGCGGCTACCCCGACGACAAGATGGCGGCGGACGTGGTGCAGGCCAACCGGCTTGCCAAAACCATCACCCGGCGCCGGATGCAGGAGGGCGCCATCGACTTCGGCTCCGACGAGGTAAACGTGATCCTGGACGACGACGGCACCCCCACGAACATTGTGCGGAAGGAACGGCTCCAGGCCAACCGCCTCATTGAAGAGTTCATGCTGCTCGCCAACCGGACCGTTGCGAAGCACATCGCCGCGCCGGAGCACGTGGACCGCCACCGCTCGAACGGCACCGACGAGCCGCTTCCGTTCGTGTACCGGGTGCACGACAGCCCAGACAGCGAAGAGATTCAGCAGCTCGCCGAATACGTTCGCGTCTTCGACCACGAACTGCCCCTGACCGACGGCAACGCACGTTCCTCGGACCTCGGGGCCCTCATCGACGAGGTCCAGGGCCAGCCCGAGGAGCAGGTCATCGTGCGGGCGGCGCTCCGCGCCATGTCGAAGGCCGAGTACGCCGTCGGCAACATCGGCCACTACGGCCTCGGCTTCGACTACTACTCCCACTTCACGAGCCCCATCCGGCGGTACCCCGACCTCATGGTACACCGGCTCCTAAAGCGGTACGCCAAGGGCGGCTCCCCCGCCGACATCGAAGACCTCGCGGCTCGGTGCGAGCACTGCTCCGAACAGGAGCGAAATGCGGAGGAGGCCGAGCGGGAGTCCGTGAAGCTCAAGCAGGTCGAGTACGTGAAAAACCACGTCGGCGAAGAATTCGACGGGGTCGTCAGCGGCGTGACGAAGTTTGGGGTCTTCGTCGAGATCACCGACCTGCTCGTGGAGGGACTGGTCCACGTCCGCGAAATGAACGACTACTACGTGTACGACGAGTCGACGTACACGCTTCGGGGCGAAAACAACGGCACCTCCTACCGGCCCGGCGATTCGGTCCGTGTGGAGGTGGCGAGCGCCAGCGTCGAGGACCGCGAGATCGACCTCCTGTTCGTGGAGTAG
- a CDS encoding helix-hairpin-helix domain-containing protein: MSPIRLVPQRALPVLIGLLAVFTGPLPTTAQTRPDTLHTDTTNLGPRLEPILDALSTTDRTATLAAEQLANLKAQPLALNRASVADLSMLPRLTSRDAHRIVQYRTDNGPFTAVEDLRAVDGIGPAAVQSVRPFLQLEETASRSIFPPIRTITSNLRVRLTQRYTRRLDLGRGFREDRFLGPPGRLTTRLQLAHERRLQLALTLDKDPGEPLRWSPQTQTYGFDHITGSLALRDLGRLETLVLGDFTAQFGQGVALWQGLRFGKGRDPIAPAHKRGRGVRPYHSASETSFFRGAAATIGLPGELSLTAFASRRRRDASVDSSSAGGTGPLPVRTVSGGGQHRTPSELARKGTFGETTLGGALAYRRAGLHLGVTGYRARFSRPLRPGDRPYRRFRVTGDGTSMLGGYGTVFLGDYTVFGDVARSPRGSFGGLLGAALDGDYAEAVVVGRRYPPDFASFYGNAFGDGSRPQNEMGVYTGLQLQLAPKWSVGAYLDQYRAPWLQFNVPRPSTGWEARVVLDYAPRPWLSSYVQVRVQDEDEGTEYRRAGRSLEGLQRKRRYSTRWHTEYLFSDALTVRTRLELSLHTTPDARSNGFFLSQGLRWSPHPTLTADVRIAFFDTDGFPARIYAYEHDLRYSFSAPVFFDRGRRAYALVRYEPFSSLALEAKYGVTRYDNRTTIGSGLNQTEGSRRREVRLQVHWTP; the protein is encoded by the coding sequence ATGTCTCCGATACGCCTCGTCCCTCAACGTGCCCTGCCCGTCCTGATCGGTCTGCTCGCCGTCTTTACGGGGCCGCTCCCTACAACCGCCCAGACGCGCCCGGACACACTACACACCGACACCACGAACCTCGGCCCACGCCTGGAGCCCATCCTGGACGCACTCAGCACCACGGACCGCACGGCCACCCTGGCGGCCGAGCAACTCGCCAATCTGAAGGCACAGCCCCTCGCACTGAACCGGGCCTCCGTCGCCGATCTCTCGATGCTGCCCCGCCTAACGTCGAGAGACGCCCACCGCATCGTGCAGTACCGAACCGACAACGGCCCCTTCACCGCGGTGGAAGACCTGCGGGCCGTCGACGGCATCGGACCCGCAGCGGTTCAGTCCGTTCGGCCCTTCCTGCAACTCGAGGAGACGGCCTCCCGGTCGATCTTTCCTCCGATCCGCACAATCACGTCAAATCTTCGCGTCCGTCTCACCCAGCGATATACGCGGCGCCTCGATCTGGGACGCGGGTTTCGTGAGGATCGATTTCTCGGACCGCCTGGGCGTCTTACGACCCGTCTCCAGCTGGCCCACGAGCGTCGCCTTCAGCTTGCACTGACGCTCGACAAGGATCCCGGTGAGCCGCTCCGGTGGTCCCCCCAGACCCAAACCTATGGGTTCGACCACATCACCGGAAGTCTTGCCCTCCGCGACCTCGGCCGCCTCGAAACGCTCGTTCTCGGCGACTTCACGGCCCAGTTTGGGCAGGGCGTCGCCCTCTGGCAGGGGCTTCGGTTCGGAAAGGGACGCGACCCAATCGCTCCGGCCCACAAGCGCGGCCGCGGCGTCCGCCCCTACCACTCGGCCTCGGAGACCTCGTTCTTTCGTGGCGCGGCGGCCACCATCGGGCTGCCCGGCGAACTGTCCCTCACTGCGTTCGCCTCTCGTCGACGCCGGGACGCGTCGGTCGACTCCTCCTCTGCCGGGGGCACCGGCCCGCTTCCGGTCCGCACCGTGTCCGGCGGCGGGCAACACCGCACCCCCAGTGAGCTTGCGCGCAAGGGCACCTTCGGCGAAACGACCCTCGGCGGCGCACTGGCGTACCGACGGGCCGGGCTCCACCTCGGGGTCACGGGCTATCGGGCCCGCTTTTCACGACCGCTCCGGCCCGGGGACCGGCCCTATCGGCGGTTCCGAGTGACGGGCGACGGAACGTCGATGCTTGGGGGGTACGGCACTGTTTTCCTCGGGGACTACACCGTGTTCGGGGACGTTGCGCGTTCGCCCCGCGGCTCGTTCGGCGGCCTGCTGGGCGCCGCACTGGACGGGGACTACGCCGAGGCGGTCGTGGTGGGGCGTCGGTACCCGCCCGACTTTGCGTCGTTCTACGGCAACGCCTTCGGGGACGGAAGCCGGCCCCAGAACGAAATGGGCGTCTACACGGGCCTGCAACTCCAGCTGGCCCCAAAGTGGAGCGTCGGGGCGTACCTCGATCAGTACCGTGCTCCCTGGCTCCAGTTCAATGTGCCCCGTCCCTCCACCGGATGGGAGGCGCGTGTGGTTCTTGACTATGCCCCCCGTCCCTGGCTTTCCAGTTACGTTCAGGTTCGCGTACAAGACGAGGACGAGGGGACGGAGTACCGCCGTGCCGGTCGGTCCCTCGAAGGCCTGCAGCGAAAACGCCGGTACTCGACACGGTGGCATACCGAATACCTGTTCAGCGACGCCCTGACCGTCCGGACACGCCTCGAGCTGTCCCTGCACACAACCCCGGACGCACGTTCGAACGGGTTCTTTTTGTCTCAGGGCCTTCGTTGGAGCCCCCATCCCACCCTCACCGCCGATGTGCGAATCGCATTCTTCGATACGGACGGGTTTCCGGCTCGCATTTACGCCTACGAACATGATCTGAGATACAGCTTTTCGGCCCCCGTTTTCTTTGACCGAGGCCGACGGGCCTACGCCCTCGTGCGGTACGAACCGTTCTCCTCATTGGCCCTTGAGGCGAAATACGGGGTTACCCGCTACGACAATCGAACGACGATTGGCTCTGGCCTGAACCAGACCGAGGGATCCCGGCGTCGCGAAGTCCGACTTCAAGTTCATTGGACCCCGTAA